One Aegilops tauschii subsp. strangulata cultivar AL8/78 chromosome 7, Aet v6.0, whole genome shotgun sequence genomic window carries:
- the LOC109749271 gene encoding uncharacterized protein, translated as MGPSGGGVKAKEKYRFGSTKVSPLPTVNADEVAAAAAAKGKKSRAKKAASRIDLDKAEAVVYEADMKAREAARVAKAKAEEAEEAAKIAKAKAEEAEEAARAAEAEAEGVAKAIEAAEEARLLYEKEMEWAQCEEELDASMFRGRWNQQHARHGATFPEITSIPPMRYTYPTPEEKVYIKTAETLQIVSFKIVSINDDSLRWPLQVFGMVAVRDILDHKRNIIFQRQRNNCQIINKNDPYLALTGPSRAVAVSMEPSHIEVSLKVKGTTKSDDKDLSELVLNFRSGCMLSDVYPSRISTIEFKYEHIMCAVEATIRIKVTGGSWPDGFRGMFTAYNTRADDLKVKLLDFGDGGLPVGADGMVKLSRSVVSVGLEEMLKVSAMAYPINDDEVADSSEVALKPEMAGISPPGFVLTVGSCSMEVSVAWSLFRR; from the exons ATGGGTCCATCGGGTGGCGGGGTTAAAGCCAAGGAGAAGTACCGCTTTGGCTCGACCAAGGTTTCTCCCTTGCCTACGGTGAATGCCGATGAAGtggctgctgctgccgctgccaaGGGGAAGAAATCCAGGGCGAAGAAGGCTGCGTCGCGGATAGACTTGGACAAGGCTGAAGCCGTTGTGTATGAAGCCGATATGAAGGCGAGGGAGGCTGCCAGGGTAGCCAAGGCCAAGGCCGAGGAGGCCGAAGAAGCTGCCAAGATAGCCAAGGCCAAGGCCGAGGAGGCTGAAGAAGCCGCCCGGGCCGCGGAGGCGGAGGCTGAGGGGGTCGCCAAGGCGATAGAAGCCGCAGAAGAGGCGAGGCTTCTCTATGAGAAGGAGATGGAGTGGGCGCAGTGCGAGGAAGAATTGGACGCCTCCATGTTCCGCGGCCGCTGGAACCAACAGCACGCCCGCCACGGCGCCACCTTCCCGGAAATCA CATCTATCCCACCTATGCGTTACACTTACCCTACTCCCGAGGAGAAGGTCTACATCAAGACCGCGGAAACTCTGCAGATCGTTTCTTTCAAAATCGTGTCGATCAATGACGACTCTTTACGCTGGCCACTGCAAGTGTTTGGTATGGTTGCCGTGCGTGATATCTTGGATCACAAGCGCAACATTATCTTCCAGCGACAGAGGAATAACTGCCAAATCATCAATAAGAAT GATCCGTATCTAGCATTGACAGGCCCAAGCCGTGCTGTTGCTGTGTCGATGGAACCTTCGCACATTGAGGTTTCGCTGAAAGTGAAGGGGACCACTAAATCTGATGATAAAGACCTAAGCGAGCTAGTTTTGAATTTTAGATCTGGATGCATGCTTAGTGACGTTTACCCTAGCAGGATTAGCACAATTGAATTTAAATACGAGCACATTATGTGCGCTGTGGAGGCCACGATCCGCATAAAAGTCACTGGTGGGTCTTGGCCAGATGGTTTTCGAGGTATGTTTACTGCCTACAACACTAGAGCTGATGACCTGAAAGTCAAGTTACTTGATTTTGGAGATGGTGGATTGCCTGTTGGTGCTGATGGCATGGTCAAGCTCTCACGCAGTGTGGTTTCCGTTGGCCTTGAGGAGATGCTCAAAGTCTCTGCCATGGCATATCCTATTAACGATGATGAAGTTGCTGATAGTAGTGAGGTAGCCTTAAAACCTGAGATGGCTGGTATAAGTCCCCCAGGTTTTGTGCTGACGGTTGGCTCATGTAGTATGGAAGTGAGTGTTGCCTGGTCCCTTTTCCGTCGTTGA